TGGAAGGGCATAAAAATCAATATTATCGACACACCCGGTCACGCTGATTTTGGCGGCGAAGTGGAACGCGGTTTGAATATGGTGGATGGCGTTATTCTTCTGGTGGACGCGGCAGAAGGACCGCTTCCCCAAACCCGATTTGTTCTGAAAAAAGCGCTGGAAGGCAATCTTAAAATCATTGTTCTCATCAATAAAATTGATCGCAAAGATGCACGTCCAAAAGAGGTTTTAAACGAAATTTACGATTTGTTTATCGATCTGGATGCCACCGAAGATCAGATTGATTTCCCGATTCTCTACGCCATCGGTCGTGAGGGAATCGCTCAAAAAACATTGGAAGAAAGGGGGAACTCTCTCGATCCTCTTTTCGCAGAAATTATCAAAAAAATTCCTCCTCCGAGTTATGACCCAAAGGAACCTTTCCAGATGCTCGTTTCCAATTTGTCCTATTCCGATTATTTGGGTCGTTTAGCGATCGGCAGAATTTTTCACGGGCATGTAAAAAAAAATGAGAGTCTTTTTTGTATCAACAAAGAAAATCAGAATAACCCTCTGAAGGTTTCCAAAATTCAGGTTTATGAAGGACTGCAATTCAAAGAAGTGGATGCCGTAGAGCCGGGAGACATTATTATCCTTTCCGGAATTGAAGATGTCGAAATTGGGGATACGATCTGCACCGTTGCCGCACCCAAAGCGCTGAAAAGAATTCACGTCGATGAACCAACGGTTTCCATGCAATTCATGATCAACAACTCTCCGTTTGCCGGCAAAGAAGGAAAATTTGTCCAGTCGCGAAAAATTTTGGAACGTCTGCAAAAAGAAACACTGCATAACGTCGCACTTAAATTGGAAGAAGGGGACGGACCGGAAAATTTTGTTGTGAAGGGACGTGGCGAATTTCAAATGGCCATTTTGATCGAAACAATGCGCCGAGAGGGTTTTGAACTCTGCGTGGGCCGGCCTCAAATTATTTTCAAAGAAAAAAACGGGGTTAAACTGGAACCGATTGAACATCTCTTTATCGATTGCAACGAAGATTACATGGGAGTGGTCACCGAAAAACTTTCGCAAAGAAAAGGGCAGATGGTCAACATGGTCAACCATGGCACAGGCCGCATTCGCCTTGAATTTTCAATCCCCTCGCGCGGGTTGATCGGTTATCGCAATGAATTTTTGACCGATACCAAGGGAACGGGTCTCATGAATTCCTATTTGCAGGGTTATGAAGAATATCGTGGAGACATTAAGAGTCGTGTCACGGGTTCTCTTGTTTCAGATCGGCAGGGAGAAACAGTCGCTTACGGACTTTTTCACTTGGAACCGCGCGGCACTTTGTTTATTGACGCCGGCGTTCCTGTTTTTGAGGGAATGATTGTCGGTGAACACAATCGTGACAATGATTTGAATGTAAACCCCTGCAAGGAAAAAAAGTTAAGTAATATGCGGGCCGCCGGTAAAGATGAAAATATTATTTTGACTCCGGTTTTGCCGGTAACGCTGGAAAGAGCCATCGAATTCATTCGTGATGACGAATTTGTCGAAGTGACTCCGAAAAACATTCGCCTTCGTAAAGCAATACTCAAAGCCCACGAGCGAAAGCAGGTTTTAAGTCATGATTAAAATTCTTTTTTGGTCGCCTGAAGGAGAAATTGTCCAGACAGAGGATGTTGCTCGTTTAAAAGAAGTTTATCTGAACAAAACCCACGCTCTCTGGGTTGATATGGATGAGCCAATCGAAGAAGAGTTGAGTCTTCTTGAAACGTTGTTCCATTTTCATCCCCTTGCCATTAAAGCGGTTCGCGACGAGCTGGAAATTCCAAAACTGGGTCTTTATGAAGGTTATGCTTTTTTGGTTCTTCATCGTGTTTTTTACCAATTCAAAACGGAGGTGTGTGAACGCAGAGAATTTGAGGTCTTCTTTTCGGAGCGCTTCATTGTGACAATACATGGAAGAAATCTTTCCCGTACTTTCGCGGCGGCGTGCGACAAAGTTTATGAACATCCCAAGGAGATGGTGGCACATGGTACCGGTTATGTTCTCTTCAGACTTTTGAATCTGGCCATTCAGGATTACAATCCTGCTTTGGCAGGCTGGCAGGAATCGCTTGATGAAATGGAACAGAAGGTTTTGAGGGATGTAAAAGACGGCATTCTCGAAAAAATACTGGAATTTAAAAAAGTGGTTTCCGTAATGCGCAAAAATCTCCTGCCGGAGCGCGAGATCTTGAAGGAATTATATGAAAGCAAAGATGTCTCTTTTATTCGCCCCGGTGCCAAACCCTATTTTAAAGCGGTGCTGGACAACATGAATACCTTGTTGCGTGAGTTGGATGGTATCCGGGACCATGCCGCCTCAGTGTTTGATGTTTATGCCGCCATGCTGACAATCAAAATGACCGAATCTTCCCACCAGCTTAATTTTGTCATGCAACGACTCACCATCGCCGCAACGATTTTCCTGCCACTGACATTTATTGTCGGCGTTTACGGAATGAATTTCGAATACATGCCGGAATTCCACTGGAAGGGTTTTTACTATCTTCTGTGGGCCATCATGCTGGCCATCGCCGGCGGCATGCTCTATTTTTTCAAACGGAAGAAATGGTTTTAAAAAAAATCTGAAAAGGAGATATAAAATGAAATTTTTGTGGAGGCGGCTCACAAAAAAGATCTTCAAGCGACGGTCGATCTTCTAACCGCTTTTTTACAGGAAGCACATCAAGGAGACTTTGGTTATAACTGATCTTGCAGGCGGCAAATCAGGTCTTCAAAATTTTTTGCGCCCAACACTTGCACGCGTATTTTTGCGGCGTCGGGAAAATTTTTGAGGTAGGCCATCAGGTGTTTGTTCAGTGAATTGAAATGATCTGTTCCGCGCATTTCTCCAAAATAATGGGCATGCTCCAACGCTGTTTCAATCCGACATTGTCGATCAATTCTCGTTTCCATGTTTTTTGTTTTAGAAAAGATCCATGGGTTGCCAATGGCGCTTCTGCCAATCAAGGCGCCATCTAATCCATTATTTTCCACAAGTTTTTCTGCTTGTTCCGCGGAAGAGATATCTCCATTTCCAAAAACCAGTGTCTCCGTTTCTTTGATAATTTTTGCTCCGCGTGCAATTGCATCCCAATCTGCCTTTCCCCGATACATCTGTTTCAAAGTACGCCCATGAATGGAAATAGCGGCCGGCGATTCTTTCAACAATGTCCCCACCCATTTTTCAATC
This Deltaproteobacteria bacterium DNA region includes the following protein-coding sequences:
- the typA gene encoding translational GTPase TypA, translated to MQAIAQNTHLRNVAIIAHVDHGKTTLVDFMLRQSGTFRDNQATADRMMDSMDLERERGITIASKNCAVIWKGIKINIIDTPGHADFGGEVERGLNMVDGVILLVDAAEGPLPQTRFVLKKALEGNLKIIVLINKIDRKDARPKEVLNEIYDLFIDLDATEDQIDFPILYAIGREGIAQKTLEERGNSLDPLFAEIIKKIPPPSYDPKEPFQMLVSNLSYSDYLGRLAIGRIFHGHVKKNESLFCINKENQNNPLKVSKIQVYEGLQFKEVDAVEPGDIIILSGIEDVEIGDTICTVAAPKALKRIHVDEPTVSMQFMINNSPFAGKEGKFVQSRKILERLQKETLHNVALKLEEGDGPENFVVKGRGEFQMAILIETMRREGFELCVGRPQIIFKEKNGVKLEPIEHLFIDCNEDYMGVVTEKLSQRKGQMVNMVNHGTGRIRLEFSIPSRGLIGYRNEFLTDTKGTGLMNSYLQGYEEYRGDIKSRVTGSLVSDRQGETVAYGLFHLEPRGTLFIDAGVPVFEGMIVGEHNRDNDLNVNPCKEKKLSNMRAAGKDENIILTPVLPVTLERAIEFIRDDEFVEVTPKNIRLRKAILKAHERKQVLSHD
- the corA gene encoding magnesium/cobalt transporter CorA, which gives rise to MIKILFWSPEGEIVQTEDVARLKEVYLNKTHALWVDMDEPIEEELSLLETLFHFHPLAIKAVRDELEIPKLGLYEGYAFLVLHRVFYQFKTEVCERREFEVFFSERFIVTIHGRNLSRTFAAACDKVYEHPKEMVAHGTGYVLFRLLNLAIQDYNPALAGWQESLDEMEQKVLRDVKDGILEKILEFKKVVSVMRKNLLPEREILKELYESKDVSFIRPGAKPYFKAVLDNMNTLLRELDGIRDHAASVFDVYAAMLTIKMTESSHQLNFVMQRLTIAATIFLPLTFIVGVYGMNFEYMPEFHWKGFYYLLWAIMLAIAGGMLYFFKRKKWF